The following are from one region of the Populus trichocarpa isolate Nisqually-1 chromosome 8, P.trichocarpa_v4.1, whole genome shotgun sequence genome:
- the LOC7486850 gene encoding protein argonaute 4A: MESSDSRKDLPPPPAIIPADVVKTELGPTCEQTKKAATPKRVPMARRGYGAKGQRIQLLTNHFKVAVPKSNDHFYQYSVALFYEDGHPTDGKGIGRKVMDKVQETYDSELEGKQLAYDGEKTLFTTGSLPHNKLEFTVVLEDVSLTRGGDNDSSRGNGSPSESDQKRRKRPYHSKTIKVQISYATKIPVQAIAAVLQGQESEHFQEAVRVLDIVLRQNAARQGCLLVRQSFFHNNPRNFVELGGGVMGCRGFHSSFRAAQDGLSLNIDVSTTMIVKPGPVVDFLIMNQNVRDPYHIDWTKAKRMLKNLRIKTNHSNTEYKITGLTEKSCREQTFSLNQRSGRDGDGEVQTIEVTVYDYFVNHRNMGLQYSADFPCINVGKPKRPSYFPLELCNLVSLQRYTKALSSLQRASLVEKSRQKPQERMRSLTDALRSSNYDADPMLRSSGISISAQFTQVEGRVLSAPRLKVGNGEDFFPRNGRWNFNNKKLVDPVKIEKWAIVNFSARCDIRYLCNNLIKCGDMKGISISNPFEVFEESPQFRRESAPVRVERMFEAIKSKLPGPPQFLLCILPERKNSDIYGPWKRKNLSDLGIVTQCIAPTKVNDQYLTNVLLKINAKLGGMNSLLSIEHAPSIPLVSKLPTLILGMDVSHGSPGHSDVPSIAAVVSSRHWPLISRYRASVRTQSQKVEMIANLFKPVAGTREDQGIIRESLLDFYSSSGKRKPDQIIIFRDGVSESQFIQVLNIELEQIIEACKFLDENWCPKFMVIVAQKNHHTKFFQSGSPDNVPPGTVIDNKVCHPRNNDFYMCAHAGMIGTTRPTHYHVLHDELGFSADDLQELVHSLSYVYQRSTTAISVVAPICYAHLAASQMTQFIKFDDLSDTSSSHGGVTVPGAVPVPELPRLHNNVSSSMFFC, translated from the exons ATGGAGTCTTCAGATTCACGGAAAGATTTGCCACCACCTCCGGCTATAATTCCTGCTGACGTGGTGAAAACAGAATTGGGTCCAACTTGTGAACAAACAAAGAAAGCAGCAACCCCAAAACGAGTTCCCATGGCTCGCCGTGGCTACGGAGCTAAAGGACAGAGAATACAACTACTAACTAACCATTTCAAAGTGGCAGTGCCCAAGTCAAATGACCACTTCTACCAAtacagt GTTGCTCTATTTTATGAAGATGGCCACCCGACCGATGGAAAGGGAATCGGAAGAAAGGTTATGGACAAAGTCCAGGAGACCTATGATTCTGAGCTGGAAGGTAAGCAGCTTGCTTATGACGGGGAGAAGACCCTGTTTACGACTGGTTCTCTTCCACACAACAAGCTGGAATTCACTGTTGTGTTGGAAGATGTCTCCTTAACCAG AGGTGGAGATAACGACAGTTCCAGGGGTAATGGCAGCCCCAGTGAAAGTGATCAAAAGCGAAGGAAGCGGCCCTACCACTCCAAAACGATTAAAGTACAAATCAGCTACGCAACTAAAATTCCAGTTCAAGCAATTGCAGCTGTTCTGCAGGGTCAAGAATCTGAGCATTTTCAAGAAGCTGTCAGAGTTCTAGACATTGTGCTAAGACAGAATGCAGCAAGGCA GGGTTGCCTGTTGGTCCGACAGTCGTTTTTCCATAATAATCCAAGAAACTTCGTTGAGTTGGGAGGTGGTGTCATGGGATGCCGTGGTTTTCATTCAAGTTTTCGAGCTGCCCAGGATGGCCTATCCCTGAATATTG ATGTATCAACCACCATGATAGTTAAACCTGGACCAGTAGTGGACTTCCTAATCATGAATCAGAATGTTCGAGATCCTTACCATATTGACTGGACAAAG GCTAAGAGGATGCTTAAAAATTTGAGGATTAAAACTAATCACTCCAACACTGAGTACAAAATCACTGGATTGACTGAAAAATCCTGCAGAGAGCAAAC TTTCTCGCTAAACCAAAGAAGTGGACGGGACGGGGATGGTGAAGTGCAAACTATTGAGGTTACGGTTTATGATTACTTTGTCAATCATCGCAACATGGGATTGCAGTATTCAGCTGATTTCCCGTGCATTAATGTTGGGAAACCAAAGCGCCCATCGTATTTTCCTCTTGAG CTGTGCAATCTGGTTTCGTTACAACGCTACACCAAAGCGTTGTCCAGCCTGCAAAGGGCTTCCCTTGTGGAGAAATCACGGCAGAAGCCCCAAGAGCGGATGAGATCTTTGACTGAT GCTTTGAGAAGCAGCAATTATGATGCTGATCCAATGCTTCGTTCTTCTGGAATTTCAATTAGTGCTCAGTTTACTCAAGTTGAAGGTCGTGTTTTATCTGCTCCCAGG TTAAAAGTGGGAAATGGAGAGGACTTCTTCCCTCGAAATGGGAGATGGAATTTCAACAACAAG AAACTAGTGGATCCAGTGAAGATTGAAAAATGGGCTATAGTAAACTTCTCTGCACGTTGTGACATACGTTATCTGTGCAATAACTTGATAAAGTGTGGAGACATGAAAGGCATT AGCATAAGTAATCCATTTGAGGTATTTGAAGAGAGTCCCCAGTTTAGGCGAGAATCTGCTCCTGTAAGAGTGGAGAGAATGTTCGAGGCCATTAAGTCTAAGCTTCCAGGGCCGCCACAATTTCTGTTGTGTATTCTTCCAGAGAGGAAGAACTCTGACATTTATG GTCcatggaaaaggaaaaatctTTCTGATTTAGGGATCGTCACACAGTGCATTGCACCTACAAAGGTGAATGATCAGTACCTGACAAATGTGCTACTGAAAATCAATGCCAAG CTTGGTGGAATGAATTCCTTGTTATCAATTGAGCATGCTCCTTCTATACCTTTGGTGTCTAAGCTTCCCACCTTAATACTTGGGATGGATGTATCACATGGCTCTCCTGGTCATTCTGATGTGCCATCTATTGCTGcg GTGGTAAGTTCCAGGCACTGGCCATTAATTTCTCGCTACAGAGCTTCTGTTCGCACCCAGTCACAGAAGGTTGAAATGATTGCAAATCTATTCAAGCCTGTTGCTGGTACTCGTGAGGATCAGGGCATTATCAG GGAGTCACTTCTGGACTTCTACTCGAGCtcaggaaaaagaaagcctGATCAGATAATTATTTTCAG GGATGGAGTGAGCGAGTCACAGTTCATCCAAGTTCTAAACATTGAACTTGAACAAATTATTGAG GCCTGCAAGTTCTTGGATGAGAACTGGTGCCCGAAATTCATGGTGATTGTTGCCCAGAAAAATCACCATACCAAGTTCTTCCAGTCGGGATCACCTGATAATGTTCCACCTG GTACTGTCATTGACAACAAGGTTTGCCATCCCAGAAACAATGACTTCTACATGTGTGCTCATGCTGGGATGATT GGAACGACTCGGCCTACTCATTACCATGTTCTACATGATGAGCTTGGTTTTTCTGCAGATGATTTACAAGAGCTTGTGCACTCCTTGTCATATGT GTATCAGAGGAGCACCACTGCCATATCTGTAG TTGCTCCAATTTGCTATGCCCACTTAGCTGCAAGCCAGATGACTCAGTTTATCAAATTCGATGATTTGTCAGACACATCTTCTAGCCATGGTGGGGTTACTGTTCCAGGTGCTGTTCCAGTTCCAGAATTACCTCGTCTGCATAATAATGTCAGCAGTTCGATGTTCTTCTGTTAA